CGGCGTGGTGTCGTCCACGGCGATGCGGATCAGCACATTGCCCGCCACGTCGGGGTCGAAGCCGATGTGGGTCACCTTGCCCACGGCCACGCCCTTGTAGCGCACGGCGGCCTGGGGCTGCAGGCCGGTGACCGGGTCGCGCGACGAGAGTTCATAAGGGTGGCTGCTGCCCGCGTCGCGGGTGAGCCAGACCGCCAGCGCCACCAGCAGCGCGGTAATGGCCAGCACAAACGCGCCCGCGGCCAGCGCGTGGGATTTATTTTCCATGGGGGAGATCTCCTTGGGGAATGGGAACTACGGGCAGCGGCGCCAAGGCACGCCGACCGCGTTCGCCCAGAAAAAAGTGTTCGATGAACGGGTGCGGGAAAGCCACCACCTCGGCGGGCGTGCCGGTGACCAGCACCTTTTTTTCGGCCAGCACGGCGACCCGGGTGCTCAGCGCAAACAGGGTGTCCAGGTCGTGCGTGACCATCACCACCGTCAGGCCCAGGCCCTGGTGCAGGGCGCGCAGCAGGGCCACAAATTCGTCGGCCCCGTTCGGGTCCAGCCCGGCGGTGGGCTCGTCCAGCAGCAGCAGCGGCGGGTCCATCACCAGCGCGCGGGCCAGGGCCACGCGTTTGACCATGCCGCCCGACAGATCGGCGGGCATCTTGTCGGCATCGGCAGGCTGCAAGCCGACCATTTGCAGCTTGACCAGGGCCGCGTCGCGCACCAGCGCAGCGGGCAGGGTTTTGAGCTCATTCAGTGGGAAAGCAATGTTCTCCAGCACGGTAAAGGCAGAAAACAGCGCCCCTTGCTGGAACAGCATGCCGACCCGGCTGGCCGCGCCGGTGCGGCCCAGTTCTGCGGCGGGCTGGCCCAGCACGCTGACCTGGCCCTGGGCCGGATGCTCCAGCCCCAGCATCTGGCGCAGCAGCACGGTTTTGCCGGTGCCCGAGCCGCCCACCAACGACAGAATTTCGCCGCGCTGCACAGTCAGCGCCAGGTCCTGGTGGATCACGACCCGGCTTTTGCCGCTGCCAAACGCGGTCTGCAGGCCCTGGATATCAACGATGGTGTCGGCATCCATGTCAGACCCCCACGTTCTTGAAAAGAATAGCAAACAGGGCATCCACCAGGATCACCACCGTGATCGAAGTCACTACCGAGGCGGTGGTGCCCTGCCCCAGGCTCTGGGTGTTGGGTTTGACGCGCAGGCCGCAGTGGCAACCCACCAGCGCGATCAGCAGGCCAAACACCGCCGACTTGAACACCGCCAGCCCCAGGTTGGCTACGCCCACCGCCCCCGGCAGCGCCTGCAAGAAGAAGGCGGGCGTGATGCCCAGCGCCAGGTCGGCCGCCAGCATGCCCCCGGCCAGTGCGGTCAGGGTGGTCCACACGCTGATCAGCGGCATGGCAATGGCCAGTGCAATGGCGCGCGGCATCACCAGCCGGTAGCCCAGCGGGATACCCATGACCCGCATGGCATCGAGCTCTTCGGTGACGCGCATCACGCCGATTTGCGCGGTGATGGCCGAGCCGGAGCGCCCGGCAATCAGGATGGCGGCCAGCATCGGCCCCAGCTCGCGCACCACCGACATGCCCAAAATGTTGACAATAAATGCCTCGGCCCCGAACTGGCGCAGCTGCTGCGAGGTAAGGTAGGCCAGCACCACGCCAATCAAAAAACCCACCAGCGCGGTGATCGGCAGGGCCATGGTGCCCATCTGGTACAGGTGGCCCGAAATATCCCGCCACGGCCCGGCCTGCGGGCGGCGCGCCAGGCGCAGCAGGTCCAGTGCCAACTGCCCCACCATGCGCAGCAGCACCACCCCCTGGGCCAGCCCCGCCAGCACCCACACCCCCAGCGCGTCAAAGTGCTGCGCCCAGCTGGTGGCGGGTACCGGGGGCGCGGTGGTGGAGAAGCCCGCCACCCGCTCCAGCAGGCTGCGCTGTGCGGGCAGCAGGTCGATCTGCGCCGGCCATTGGCGGCCCCAGTGGTTCCACAGCAGCTGCGCGCCCACGTGGTCCAGCCGCTCTACACCCACCAGGTCCCAGTGCGCCGACGGCGGCAGCGCCTGCAGCGCGGCGGTGGCGGCCCGCCACTGCGCTGGTACGGCCAGGTCGGCGGCCGCCCAGCGGCCCAATAGCCGTGCGGTCGGGCCAGGGGCGATGCGGGGGATGGAATCCAAATTCATAGGTCACCCCATCCTACCAACGCGCAGGGCCGCACCGGGTAGGACAAGCGCCTGAGAATGCGTTCCAAATGCGGGGTACAGGCGACAATAGAGCCATGATCCTTCGCCACACCTTTTCGCCTCCCAACAACACCCGGCTAGACCACCTGTGTGGCCCCATGGACAGCCACCTGCGCACCATCGAGGCGGCGCTGCAAATCTCCATCGCCCACCGCCACGAGCAGTTCAAGATCGACGGCCCCAAGCCCAAGGCGCAGCAAGCGCTGGAGCTGCTGCAGGCGCTGTACGAGCAGGCCGCGCGCCCGATCCGCCCCGACACCGTGCAACTCATGCTGGCCACCGACACCAGCGAAGGCGTCGACGGCCAGTCGCTGCAAACCCGGCGCGCCGACCTGCGTGCCCGCACGCCCAACCAGGCCACCTACCTGGAAAACATCGCCCAGCACGACATCACCTTCGGCATCGGCCCGGCGGGCACCGGCAAAACCTACCTGGCCGTGGCCTGTGCGGTGGACGCGCTGGAGCGTAGCGCGGTGCAGCGCATCGTGCTGACCCGCCCGGCGGTGGAAGCCGGGGAGCGCCTGGGCTTCCTGCCCGGCGACCTGAACCAGAAGATCGACCCGTATCTGCGCCCGCTGTACGACGCGCTGTACGAACTGATGGGCGCCGAAAAAGTGCAAAAAGCCTTTGAGCGCAACGCCCTGGAAGTGGCCCCGCTGGCCTTCATGCGCGGGCGCACGCTGAACAACGCCTTTGTGATCCTGGACGAGGCGCAAAACACCACGCCCGAGCAGATGAAGATGTTTTTGACCCGCATCGGCTTTGGCGCCAAGGCGGTGGTGACCGGCGACGTAAGCCAGATCGACCTGCCCAAAACCCAAACCAGCGGCCTGATCGATGCCGAACAGGTGCTGCGCCGCACCCAGGGCATTGCCATCTGCCGCTTCACCAGCGCCGACGTGGTGCGCCACCCGCTGGTGGCGCGCATCGTGGATGCGTACGACACCCGCGGCAAATCCGACAGCGTGCCGCGCAAACGTGCTAGCTCCTGAATTAATAGCTGCTCACGCTTATTTAATAAGCGCTAGAGCCCTAAGACATGCTTAAAAATCTACAACTCTCCCTGCAGTTCGGTGACCTGGCCGATGCGGCACTGCACCGCGCCGCCCTGCCCCGCCACAGCGTCAACCGTTGGATCCGCCATGCGTTACAAAGCGATGGCGAAATCACCGTGCGCATTGTCGACACCGCCGAAGGCCAGACCCTGAACCGTGACTACCGCCACAAAGACTACGCCACCAACGTGCTGACCTTCGACTACACCCAGGAGCCCACCGTGACCGCGGATCTGGTGCTGTGCGCCCCGGTGGTGGCCCGCGAAGCTGCAGAGAACGGTAAAACTCTGCAAGCGCACTATGCCCATCTGCTGGTCCACGGTACCCTGCATGCCCAGGGTTATGACCACGAAACCAGCGAAGCCGATGCGGTGGCCATGGAAGCCCTGGAAACACAGATTTTGGCCGGGCTGGGCATCGCCAACCCCTATGCGGCCTAAGTTGGAGTAAGTTGGAGAACACATGCGAACCCTTGTATCTACCCTCGCACTGGCTTTGTGCTGTGGTGCAGCCGGTGCCCAAAGCCTGGATGCCGCCCGCGCAGGCACGCTGAAAACCGTGCAGGGCACGGTGACCGTCACCAATGCCCAGGGCGCACGTACAGTCCACCCTGGCGACCCCGTGGCCGAGGCAGACAAGCTGCTCACCGGAACCAACGGCGCGGCCAGCGTGGTGATGCGCGACGGCACCACCCTGGTGCTGGGCCCCAGCAGCCAGCTCGATATCACCAGCTTCGCCTTCAACGGCACCACCCAAAAGGGCAATATGCTGCTCAGCCTGCTGCGCGGTAGCCTGCGCATGGTCACCGGGCTGGTGGGCAAGGGCAACCCCGATGCCGTCAAGATCACCACGCCCACCTCGGTGATTGGCGTGCTGGGCACCGACTTCATCGTTCGCGCCACCGGAGGCAAACCATGATGGGGCCCGCGCTGGTCGCCATCGGCGTTACCGTGATGGCCTTGCTGGCAGGCCGGGCCCTGCCGCCCACCTCGGAGGTGCTGCTGCTGCCCCAGGCCGACGGTTCGCCATCGTCGGTGGTGGTGGTGTCGGGCACCGACCGGCAAACGCTATCTGCCCCGTACCAGCGGGCCACCGCCGTACAAGGCCAAAAGCCCACGCAAGACAGCTTGGACCCGTTGGCCGTGCAACACGCCTACCCGGCACTGTTCAGCGCCATGCCGCCACCGCCGCAGCACTTCACCGTCTACTTTGAGCCCGGCGGTACCGAGCTCACCCCCGCGTCGCAGGCCGACCTGGCGACGATCATCGCGGCCGCCCAGCAACGCGCCGGAGCCGACATCCTGGTGATCGGCCACACCGATGCGCAGGGCGACGATGGCGAGAACGACGCCCTGTCGCTCCAGCGCGCCCAGCAAGTCCGCGACATGCTGCTGCGTGACCCCCAGGCGGTACAGGCCGACCTGATTGAGGCCCGGGGCCGCGGCAAGCGCGAACTGGCCATACCCACCGCCGACGGCGTAGCCGAAGCCCGCAACCGCCGGGTGGAAATTGTGCTGCGCTAAAGCTGGATGGGAATGGTCACCGGCCCGTCGTTGACCAGGTGCACCTGCATGTCGGCCCCAAACTGCCCGGTCTGCACGGGGCTGTGTGCCCTTTGGGCCTGGGCCACAAAGTAGTCGTACAGGCGCCGCCCCTCCTCAGGCGGTGCCGCAGTGGTGAAGCTGGGCCGGTTGCCGCCCGCCACGTCCGCCGCCAGCGTGAACTGGCTCACCACCAGCAGGCCACCGGCCACGTCTTGCAGGCTCCGATTCATCTTGCCTGCCGCGTCGCTGAAGATACGCAGCTTCAAGATCTTGGCCAGCAGCTTGTCGGCCTGCGCGTCGGTATCACCACGCTCGGCGCACAACAGCACCAGCAGGCCCTGGGTGATGGCACCCACGGTTTCGTCGGCGACCACCACACGGGCTTCGCGCACTCTTTGCAATACAGCTTTCATCGGCAAACGGCTTCTGGTTGGGAATTCGGTGGAGGCACAGGGGCCAGACTCTACCCGGCCAGACCGCCGCCGGACACGGAGGCACAATGCGCCCCATGTGGAAAACCGTACGGCACCCCGGTGCCTGGCTTGTGGCGTGGGCGGTGCTGGCGGCGCTGGGTGGCGTGGCGCTGGCCCGCCAAGAGTTGGTGCGCCAGCGCGAAGCCTTCGAGACCGACGCGCGCATTGCCCACCGGCTGCTGAGCCAGCGCGCAGTGCAACAAGACGCGGTGCTGGCCACACTGGCCTTGCTGCAGCCCACCGGCACGGCCGGGCCCACGGCGCAGCCCGAGCAGCGCCTGTCGTCGGTGTACCCGCAGATTCTGGAAGTGCAGCGCCGCGGCCCGGGCGAGGCCTGGCCTGTCACTCCACCCGCTGCGCAAGCCGCGCTGGCCGAGGCCGAGGCCGTTTCGCGCACCGGTCACCGGGTGGCGCTGGCAGCCGCACACCTGGCCACCGGGCGCTACCGGCTGGTCCTGGCGGCCAACCCGAACAGTTACGCGCTGCAGATCGATGTGGCCACCATGTTGCCCTGGAACGAATGGCCCATGCCGCGCGACACAACCCCGGTGCGCCTCACCCTGGAGCAGGACGGCCAGGTCTTTGTGGTGCAGCCCGGCCGCGTTGCGCAGGGTGGCTGGCGCTTCGAATTCCACAAGCACCTGGCCACCGACAGCCAGCCCTTCGACGTGTTCGCCCTGCGCCAGGTCGGCTGGGGCGAGCTGCCCTGGGCCTGGATGCTGGCCTGGGCGCTGGGCATGGCGGTACTGCTGGCCGCCCTGCAGAGCGCGTTGGCCCAGCGCGCCGCGCGCCGCCGCGCGGAAGAACTGCTGCGCCTGGGCCAGGTGGCGCGGCTCAACACCTTGGGCGAGCTCGCCGCCGGCATGGCCCATGAACTGAACCAGCCGCTGACCGCCGTGCTGGCCAACACCCAGGCCGCGCGCCGCCTGCTGGATGAAGACCCGCCCGAGCTGGACACAGCCCGCCACGCCATGGTGCAGGCGGTGGAGCAGGCCCGGCGCGCCTCCACGGTGGTGGGTCGGCTGCGCCGCGCGGTGGAGCGGCCCGACCTGGCAGGCCCGCTGTCCCCCGTCAAGCTGCAGGACGCGGTGCGCGAAGCCTTGTACCTGCTGGAGCCCGAAAGCGCACGCCGTGGCATCGCACCCACCGTGCAGGCCCCGGCACAGGATGTGGTGGTGCTGGCCGACCGCGTGGCGCTGGAGCAGATCGTGCACAACCTGGTGATGAACGCGCTTCAGGCGCTGGAGCAGGTACCCCCAGGCCAACGGCGCCTGGCCCTCACGATTTCCAGCGATGCACATCTGGGCAGCCTGACGGTGCAGGACAGCGGCCCCGGCATCCCGCCCGATGTCTTGCCGCGCATCTTTGAGCCGTTTTTCTCGACCCGCCAGGGCGGCCTGGGGCTGGGCCTGAACCTGTGCGAAACATTGGCAGGCAGCATGGGCGGCAGCCTGGTGGCCACCCCTGTCGCACCCCATGGCGCGGCGCTGCACCTGTCCCTTCCCTTGTCCGCATGAACACCACCCTGTCCCCCCTGGTCCACCTCATCGACGACGACGCGGCCGTACGCGACAGCCTGGCCCTGCTGATCGGCACCGTGGGCCTGCGCGTGCAGACCTGGGCCGACCCGCAGGCTTTCCTGGCGCAGTTCGACCGGCAAGGCATCGGCGCCATCGTGCTGGACGTGCGCATGCCGGGCATCAGCGGCCTGGCGGTGCTCGACACCCTGGTGGCGCAGGGCGTGGACCAGCCGGTGGTCATGCTCACCGGCCACGGCACGGTGGAGATGTGCCGCCGCGCCTTCAAGGCCGGTGCGGCCGAGTTCCTGGAAAAGCCGGTGGACGACGAGGCGCTGATCGAGGTGCTGCAGAACGCGGTGCGCCAGCATGTGCGCTCGCGCGAACGCCACCAGGCCGACCGGCAGGCGCGCGAGCGGTATGCGCAGCTGTCGGAGCGCGAGCGTGAGGTGCTGGGCCTCATCGTTTCGGGCCTGACCAACAAGGAAATCGGCCGGGTGCTGGCCGTGTCGCCGCGCACGGTGGAGACGCACCGCGCCAACCTGTTCGCCAAGCTGGGGGCCGAATCGCTGGCGCAACTGATCCGCCGCTACGCCGCGCTGGCCGACGAGGCATCCTGATGCAGGCCAAGTGACTCCGTAGAACTACGGAGGCTGTGGCGTAGCCGTACGCATAGGCAATACGGGCGCGTTTTTGTAAAGTTCTCCCACGGTTGATCGAACCGCTTCACCCCGGAGACCCTTATGAAAAACACCACCTGCCTCGCCGCCCTCGCCCTCGTCTGCATCGCGGGCACGGCCAACGCCCAGGCCGTGCGCACCGAGCGCAATATGTCGCTGGACCTGGCCAACCAGATCGCCGCATCCGCCGTGGCCAGCTGCGCCGCCAACGGCTATGCCGTGTCCGCCACCGTGGTGGACCGCGCAGGCGGTGTGCGCGCCGTGCAGCGTGCCGACAACGCAGGCCCCCACACCCTGGG
This sequence is a window from Rhodoferax sp. WC2427. Protein-coding genes within it:
- a CDS encoding ABC transporter ATP-binding protein, which gives rise to MDADTIVDIQGLQTAFGSGKSRVVIHQDLALTVQRGEILSLVGGSGTGKTVLLRQMLGLEHPAQGQVSVLGQPAAELGRTGAASRVGMLFQQGALFSAFTVLENIAFPLNELKTLPAALVRDAALVKLQMVGLQPADADKMPADLSGGMVKRVALARALVMDPPLLLLDEPTAGLDPNGADEFVALLRALHQGLGLTVVMVTHDLDTLFALSTRVAVLAEKKVLVTGTPAEVVAFPHPFIEHFFLGERGRRALAPLPVVPIPQGDLPHGK
- a CDS encoding MlaE family ABC transporter permease, encoding MNLDSIPRIAPGPTARLLGRWAAADLAVPAQWRAATAALQALPPSAHWDLVGVERLDHVGAQLLWNHWGRQWPAQIDLLPAQRSLLERVAGFSTTAPPVPATSWAQHFDALGVWVLAGLAQGVVLLRMVGQLALDLLRLARRPQAGPWRDISGHLYQMGTMALPITALVGFLIGVVLAYLTSQQLRQFGAEAFIVNILGMSVVRELGPMLAAILIAGRSGSAITAQIGVMRVTEELDAMRVMGIPLGYRLVMPRAIALAIAMPLISVWTTLTALAGGMLAADLALGITPAFFLQALPGAVGVANLGLAVFKSAVFGLLIALVGCHCGLRVKPNTQSLGQGTTASVVTSITVVILVDALFAILFKNVGV
- a CDS encoding PhoH family protein, which gives rise to MILRHTFSPPNNTRLDHLCGPMDSHLRTIEAALQISIAHRHEQFKIDGPKPKAQQALELLQALYEQAARPIRPDTVQLMLATDTSEGVDGQSLQTRRADLRARTPNQATYLENIAQHDITFGIGPAGTGKTYLAVACAVDALERSAVQRIVLTRPAVEAGERLGFLPGDLNQKIDPYLRPLYDALYELMGAEKVQKAFERNALEVAPLAFMRGRTLNNAFVILDEAQNTTPEQMKMFLTRIGFGAKAVVTGDVSQIDLPKTQTSGLIDAEQVLRRTQGIAICRFTSADVVRHPLVARIVDAYDTRGKSDSVPRKRASS
- the ybeY gene encoding rRNA maturation RNase YbeY, which produces MLKNLQLSLQFGDLADAALHRAALPRHSVNRWIRHALQSDGEITVRIVDTAEGQTLNRDYRHKDYATNVLTFDYTQEPTVTADLVLCAPVVAREAAENGKTLQAHYAHLLVHGTLHAQGYDHETSEADAVAMEALETQILAGLGIANPYAA
- a CDS encoding FecR domain-containing protein, with the protein product MRTLVSTLALALCCGAAGAQSLDAARAGTLKTVQGTVTVTNAQGARTVHPGDPVAEADKLLTGTNGAASVVMRDGTTLVLGPSSQLDITSFAFNGTTQKGNMLLSLLRGSLRMVTGLVGKGNPDAVKITTPTSVIGVLGTDFIVRATGGKP
- a CDS encoding OmpA family protein; this encodes MMGPALVAIGVTVMALLAGRALPPTSEVLLLPQADGSPSSVVVVSGTDRQTLSAPYQRATAVQGQKPTQDSLDPLAVQHAYPALFSAMPPPPQHFTVYFEPGGTELTPASQADLATIIAAAQQRAGADILVIGHTDAQGDDGENDALSLQRAQQVRDMLLRDPQAVQADLIEARGRGKRELAIPTADGVAEARNRRVEIVLR
- the dtd gene encoding D-aminoacyl-tRNA deacylase; protein product: MKAVLQRVREARVVVADETVGAITQGLLVLLCAERGDTDAQADKLLAKILKLRIFSDAAGKMNRSLQDVAGGLLVVSQFTLAADVAGGNRPSFTTAAPPEEGRRLYDYFVAQAQRAHSPVQTGQFGADMQVHLVNDGPVTIPIQL
- a CDS encoding sensor histidine kinase; its protein translation is MWKTVRHPGAWLVAWAVLAALGGVALARQELVRQREAFETDARIAHRLLSQRAVQQDAVLATLALLQPTGTAGPTAQPEQRLSSVYPQILEVQRRGPGEAWPVTPPAAQAALAEAEAVSRTGHRVALAAAHLATGRYRLVLAANPNSYALQIDVATMLPWNEWPMPRDTTPVRLTLEQDGQVFVVQPGRVAQGGWRFEFHKHLATDSQPFDVFALRQVGWGELPWAWMLAWALGMAVLLAALQSALAQRAARRRAEELLRLGQVARLNTLGELAAGMAHELNQPLTAVLANTQAARRLLDEDPPELDTARHAMVQAVEQARRASTVVGRLRRAVERPDLAGPLSPVKLQDAVREALYLLEPESARRGIAPTVQAPAQDVVVLADRVALEQIVHNLVMNALQALEQVPPGQRRLALTISSDAHLGSLTVQDSGPGIPPDVLPRIFEPFFSTRQGGLGLGLNLCETLAGSMGGSLVATPVAPHGAALHLSLPLSA
- a CDS encoding response regulator transcription factor, whose amino-acid sequence is MNTTLSPLVHLIDDDAAVRDSLALLIGTVGLRVQTWADPQAFLAQFDRQGIGAIVLDVRMPGISGLAVLDTLVAQGVDQPVVMLTGHGTVEMCRRAFKAGAAEFLEKPVDDEALIEVLQNAVRQHVRSRERHQADRQARERYAQLSEREREVLGLIVSGLTNKEIGRVLAVSPRTVETHRANLFAKLGAESLAQLIRRYAALADEAS